The genomic DNA ctACTTTCTTAAAACAAgactcatctacacacacacacacacacacacacacacacacacacacacacacatgatatatacacacatacaaacacacacatgtatatatgcacactcctctctctctctttctcctaccaccatcactacaacacagttgcaggtacacacacacacacacacacacacacacacacacacacacacacacatatgcacacatttgAATTATACCCATTCCCACCATCCAAGCCCCACAAAAttgtataccacacacacacacacacacaggaacagatacacaacacacacacacactcaccacacacactcacacacacacacacacacacacacacacacacacacacacacacacacacacacatacacacacacacatatgcacacacacacacatttgaattaTACCCATTCCCACCATCCAAGCCCCACAAAattgtatatcacacacacacacacacacgcacacacacacacacacacacacacacacacacacacacacagaggaacagatacacaacacacacacacactcaccacacacactcacactcacacacacacacacacacacacatacacacacacaatctgttaaatttttgggagtctatctttcttcaaagctttcatggaattatcatattgactatatactaaacaaagcaagaaaaggtctaaatttccttaaaataatttgtaaacagcactgggggcaagataccaaagcgttgatatctctcactacctccctcgtacgttcacacttgacatacgctcaagaggtatttttcagtgctccagtGCATTtgtcaaataatcaatattaccaatgttgtgtaaacacaaagaatgcagctaatcccaaacattttctaaatttgacaccagcagcacattcaagacaaattacaagtctaatgtatagaattcgtttaaatgtctttagtacaaaattttctaaaaatataaaatgtatatgcggcaagcaaataactgtaaaccatctactcattcattgtctgaGCATAAGatagttaattccaaaagatgtagttgatgacttttcttccaatatttcattaaccactgaaaagatctggaatgattattcattgcttagaatgttttcggaaattttacacttgatatgcatatatagatattctccttcccatgacacctaattcaatacacaccacaatctctttagactttttcttacaatatacttttcctctgatacataacatgaacacctttttacactaatattcacatgcattccctttcctttatcccctattttacttctttctgtctaaaaacacttatagtgaagagacattaaactgaagaaaacacaaactatccctccccatcacacacacacacacacacacaatctccccaccacacacagacacacacacacacagacacacatgcacggaacACACATCTCCCCACCATGTAACAAAAaatccctccatacacacacacacatatcccctcctcccctacacacacaaaatccccctcccccccccccccacacacacacctccacccccccacacccccccccccatacacacacacaccatccctccccatcacacaaacacacacacacacacatggaacacatATCTCTCCACCACATAACACAaaatccctccacacacatacacacatatatcccccccacccgacacacacacacacacacacacaaaatccctccccaccactcacacatacacaccatctctcctaatcacacacacatgcatggagcACACATCTCCCTACCACATAACATAaaatccctacacacacacacacacacacatatatatataccccccacacacacacacacacacccaaccacacaatacatccccaccacacacacacacacacacacacacaaagagtgacagTCCCCTtcgaaccccccaccaccccaaacaggCCTTTCAACActacctcttgtctctctctgtccaccaggGTCTCCATTTCCTGCACGCGGGACATGAGGGTGGTGTGGGAGACCTCCAGTGTCGAGCGCAGACTGCTCTCCCTTGCCACCTCTTCCTTCAGTTCACTGATGCGACCAATCAGCTTCTGCTTCGTGCTCGACAGATCGTCTACTGCCACCGCCGCTTCTGCCTGATGATCAGAGAGTTGAACAATTCCTTGTCAATAACAAACtgttactctctcttttttttcttttttgtttttttgttttttggtctttggTGAAGACTGCATTGTGTAAAGAAGCATTTAGCAAATCTTTGTAACCTCATTAAAGTAAACATTTGTGTTCAAATGTGAGTAtcagttccttctctctctctatctatctctgtttattTGCATGTCTGTGTACAACTGTTTGACTGTTTCTATCAATGTGCAAAGATTTCAAAATAAACAGGCCTGACTAACACATGCGAGCACACGCACAtgtttatgaacacacacacacacacaaacaccaaccacacacacacaaaatctaatCTTCTGCATAGTCTATTCCAATGGTTTTCATCAGCTCCCTGCATTATCTTATCTCTTGTCTTGTCAACCAGTTCAAACCAGTTACTATTACTACTCCGTGATACTGATGTGATATttatgctttgttttcttttgattttgtgtagttttgttgttttctttgttagtttttaaGTTTACGTTTCCATGTAAATATATACTGCTGTTTTAAAAACAGTGCCTATAACAAAAGGATTAATACATGTTTTATGTGTCTAGATCAAATGTTTCAACATTCATTGTCTCTAATATTGTTCAAAGATTGAGACAGACAAGTCAAATCAGCCAAAATGACCAGTCAGCACAATCATTCAACcaagtcattcagtcagtcagtcaataccaaacaaaccaacagtgTGTAACAGAAGGGTGTTTTctatacacagagaaacaaaatacACTAGAAGACCACAAATCTAGCCCAACACAGAACACTCACTTTTGCCTGCATCACTTCCTCCAATGCCTCCTTCAgtttctctgcctcctccttcaGCCGCGCTTTGGCCTCCACCTCCATGCCCAGTTCCTCTTGCAGGGACGCCAGCTGCCGTTTTAACCGCACAATTTCGGCACCAAACTCCTGCTTCAGCTCGCtgactctctcctccacctccaccttgaGTCTCTTCTTGTCTATCCCGCCACTACCCCCAGCCCCACTGGAGGCCAGACCCAGCTTCAGTGTCTGCAGCATGCTCTCCAACTTGCACACCCTTGAAATGAGAGCGTCCTGTGATGAAGAGCTTAGCATGGGCTCAACCATCTGCTCCTCTCGGGGGTGGGGAAGTTTGTCAGCCAGTGTCTTTTCAAAAGTGACTCTTTTTTCCCTCCCCTCTGATGTAGAGGACTGTCCAAAGTCTGAGGAGAGGGCTGCTCCCTGGCTGTGTCTGCTCTGTCCCAGCTGGCTCAGCATTTGTCTGGCATCTTCTTCAGCTGCTGCCAGGCGACGACGCAGTACCTCTGTTTTCTCAAAGGACTGATCTTGGATTGAAGAGGGGGGTAATGGTGGTATGACTGGTCTGGACATATTGcctctttttttgtctgctaCTTTCCTCCCCAAAACTTTGATTCACAACACCCAGCAGTCAATGCTTAGGCTGACAATTTTTGTTTCCACAAGTACATATCTCCTAAGAACCTGAAAATAAAACACAAGAGGTCTTGTTTATAAACAAAGGACATATTTGTAAAAGAACATTTACAGTgatcattaacaaaaaaaataaataaaaaaaaagaatcattacAGTTGAATCACATACTTgtttaaagtaaaataaaacaacaacaaaaatattcatgaaaacagaaaagaaagaatttgttaaatgtgttgttgttttgtttgtttgttgttgttgttgttttttttatagcaaaTTGTCTAAAATTATCAGATATAATTACAATGCTGCGATCTGACAAATGTTTCTACTTtcaaaacctctgtgtgtgtgtgtgtgtgtgtgtgtgtgtgtgtgtgtgtgtgtgtttagttgtatGATTAAACAAAttaattatttgttttcttataatAGCATTTCTTCTCCATCTGCTGAAGACCCACTATCAATCTGTTAATCATTCTGACTCTCAAATGGTTGCAAACAGATGTTGTTACGTTAATCTCCACGTCTTACTGTCAGTGTTACACTACATCCAGTTAATGAAGGGGGTtgcaagggggggggagggggaggtgggggggtttccAACATTCATGCAACTTCTGCGACTTTGTCCTTttcgtactactactactacgactactgtaTAGATCCAGGAACAAAAATTCAAAGAATTTGTAAACTCTGAATTCAACTTTGGTGATTCGCAATTCACATCAGTTACTCACACCTCTATTCACATGCTTCGTCCATCAAATCGATGTTAGTTTCAGCGTCTCTGACAACCAGCAATTTGAGCATTGTCAGCTTCGTTAAAAGAGTTGCGTAGAGTACTACTTTCTAGATGTGTTTCGTCAGAACTTGCAGATCAGCCAAATTATAAACAAACTTAGCCTACCTCAGTTCACAGTTACAATCCAAAGAAGAAAGTAAACAAGCAACTTTGTTGAGTGACACGCTTGAACCTGCTACATTCGCTTGCAAATATTTGTTATGTGTCGTTTGATTGGCTTTGTCGACTTATGTCAAATTACATTTCATTGGTTGAGCCCAAACGTGAGCAACCAGGTTGGACTACCGTGCGATGACATTTTCGAAAATGGCTGCTGTCGTCTGCTTGCGAGGAGTCACCGCGACTCATTTTGTGAGAATTAGTAATAAAAGATGCTTTTCATCCGATGTCATCCGAAAAGGACTGGTTGGAATGATGGGTAATACTCCACTGATACGACTTAACAAAATGAGCGATGAGACTGGCTGTGAAATCCTCGCTAAAGCAGAATTTTGCAATGGTGGTGGCTCTGTCAAGGATCGTGCTGCGTTGTACCTGATTCAAAACGCAATCAAGAAAGGACAACTAAAACCAGGAGGAACTGTCGTTGAAGGAACGGCAGGCAACACAGGAATTGGTCTTGCTCATATGTGTCTTTCCATGGGGTTTAagtaagatttgtgtgtgtgtgtgtgtgtcacatttatCGATAAATTGAAATATGTGTATATAAAGTTTGGCAATGTCACTgcaaacacatacagtgatacacatagCACGACACTTACAGCATTTGTCAAATTAATGCTCATCGTAGGTGAGATATGTATGATGAGCATGGTACAAATGCCgtatgtgatgtgtatgtgtttgcagtaACACTGCAAAAAATAAGATTGCCAAACCTGGTGACTTATTTAGGTCATACTGCCTTTTGTTCAGTCAACAGCGCAGGCCATGTCATGGATGGCTGGGTTTTCAATTGGCACAATCAATTGAAAGGAGATGAAAGGGGAATGTGTTCCACCCAATGTGCATTCAGGGCCTTTTTTTATATGTATAGTGAGGTAGAAACTTTTTAGCCAGCATTGATTTTGAGCCCTATTTTCATGGAAGATATCATGTGTTGGTTGATGGCATCagccccacatatatatatatatatatatatatatatatatatgtgatagggGTAAGTATATTTGTGTGAGATATGGGATCATTGAAGAATGCAACACATGAGTTAACTGTCTATTTATATTATGCATTGTTATTTACTGCAGTTTTTCATGTGTGCTAAACATGCAAGTAACTCACACACAGGACCTTGCACATGCGTGAACAGACATATATAATGATACATGCACATAGACATagttgtgcgcacgcgcgcgcacacacacacacacacacacactcactcactcactcactcacacacaaaaatacaaacactAATCATAAGTGGTTCACTTCATGTATAGAGTTATGACGAAAGTAAGATCCAGTTCAGATGTATGTGATGTCTTTAAAATGACAAAGTGTACGCTTACGCAACAAAATGTGCATTTAAAGAATAAGGTCTTTGGCTGTGAAGTTTTTAAAAAGCAGtaatatgtataatgtgtgtttcATGAATGGTCCATCCCACCTCCTCCAGATGTGTCATCTACATGCCAGATAACCAGTCCAAAGAAAAGATCGAAGTGCTGGAAACTCTTGGTGCTGAGGTTCGACCCGTGCCAGTGGTACCATGGACCGATCCTATGAACTACAACCACCAGGCCAAAGCATTTGCTGAAACCTTGGACAATGCTGTGTTCACTGATCAATTTGATAATACAGTGAACAGGCAGGCTCATATAGAGGTGTGCTGTTGTCAGTGTTTCCATGTCTGTTTCCTGCATTtaatctctctcattccctctctttctcacacacacacacacacacacacacacacacacacacacacaccacacatgcacgtgcgcgtgtgctcATATGCGCGCACACCACTTTCTGTTGCTGAGTCTTTTTCGGCCTCCCTTTGTGTCTGTCAATTAGTCTGTCTGAAAGTATCTGGAtgataatgggggaaaaaaagattaaaaaaaacaaaacccagatGTTTTGTATTTTCAAAATAATTTAATTTCAAAATACTTAACCACTTCATAACTCCATAGTCCATATCTGCATTTCACAACTTTAAGCTttagttgttgtctttttatttatttattaattcttttttacttttttttctgaaggcctgactaagagcgttgggttacactgctggtcaggcatctgcttgatagatgtggtgtagcgtatatggatttgaccaaacgcagtgttgcctccttgagctactgatactgataccgatactttttatttcttttcttgaaacgttctgaatcttgtgcatgtgGTGCTCGCATATTTTCATATAAGTTTTCTCTCAAATCTTAAGGAAATTTTGTAACATTGTTGTTCTGTATCTGTTATGGACCAGTATGCAAGCTGATGGGAAGGAATACAAGCAGTGCTGGCGGGAAGTTTTCTGCCCTTGTTGAAGCaaaagttgttggggttttaCTCGCGAATACTCTTATTTGCATTGTCAAGATCACAACAGTTCATACAAAAATCTTTACCATGGACTGATCCTT from Babylonia areolata isolate BAREFJ2019XMU chromosome 11, ASM4173473v1, whole genome shotgun sequence includes the following:
- the LOC143287287 gene encoding uncharacterized protein LOC143287287, giving the protein MTFSKMAAVVCLRGVTATHFVRISNKRCFSSDVIRKGLVGMMGNTPLIRLNKMSDETGCEILAKAEFCNGGGSVKDRAALYLIQNAIKKGQLKPGGTVVEGTAGNTGIGLAHMCLSMGFKCVIYMPDNQSKEKIEVLETLGAEVRPVPVVPWTDPMNYNHQAKAFAETLDNAVFTDQFDNTVNRQAHIETTGPEIWAQTNGKVDAVTFAPGTGGTLAGVGTFLKEKNKNIQVILADPQGSVLYSYIKTGKLERSEGMSITEGIGQGRVTKNLEGAPIDDALLMMDTDVVNMTFRLLHEEGFLMGASSGLNVAAAVQVAERMGPGHTVVTALCDTGHKYHAKLFSRKVLEERGLLECIPEQYRVSLHD